The Terriglobales bacterium DNA segment GCGCCGTAGCGTTCCGCCTCCGCGGCGGCGGCGGCCAGCGAGCCGGGTTCGTGCACGGTGTCGGCATCCGTGAACAGCAGCCACCTCCCCCGGGCGCGCTGCGCTCCCTGCCATACGGCATGATTCTTTCCGGTCCAGCCCTGGGGCAGCGGCCCGGCGTCCATCACCTGCACCGGTGCGAACGACTCAGCAATCGCCCGCGTGCGGTCGGTCGAGCCGTCGTCCACCACCAGAATCTCAAACGTCACACCCTGTTGTGCCACCAGCGACTCCAGGCAGCGGCCCAAAGACTGCTCCTCGTTGCGCGCAGGCACGATCACGGAGACGGCGGGCGCCCCGCCGTTTCCTTGCCCCGCGCCGCTTGTGTTCGATGGCATCATCGGGCCAAACGTTTATTATACGGATGTGCGACGCTCTTCCGTTTGGCTCCTGCTGGTGTTCCTGCTCGCCGCCTGCGACCGCACCCCGCGGCCGCCGCTGGTGGACCGCCCCGCGCCCGACTTCTCCGTCCAGGACTCCGGCCGCACGGTGGCGTTAAAAGACCTGCGCGGCAAAGTCGTGGTGCTGAACTTCTGGGCCACCTGGTGCCCGCCTTGCGTGGACGAGCTGCCCTCGCTGGTCGCCATGCAGGCGCGGATGCGGGACAAGGTCACCGTATTCGCCGTCAGCGTGGACGAGGACGAGGAGGCCTACCGCCAATTCCTGGTCGAGCACAAGGTAGACCTGCTCACCGTCCGCGATCCCAGTAAGAAGAGCAGCCTGATGTACGGGACGGTGAAATATCCCGAGAGCTACATCATCGACGCGAGCGGCGTGGTCCGCCGCAAGTACGTCGGCCCGATTGATTGGACCCAGCCGAGTGTCCTCGAATATCTCCCCCGGATCCGTACGGGATTTACAGAGGCGTCTTCCTCAGTCGCAGCGAATTCGCGATCACCGAGACCGAACTGAAGCTCATGGCCGCGCTGGCGATCATGGGACTGAGCAGCGCCCTGTGCCCGAAGAACGGGTAGAGGATTCCCGCGGCCAGCGGCACTCCCAGCAGG contains these protein-coding regions:
- a CDS encoding TlpA disulfide reductase family protein, giving the protein MRRSSVWLLLVFLLAACDRTPRPPLVDRPAPDFSVQDSGRTVALKDLRGKVVVLNFWATWCPPCVDELPSLVAMQARMRDKVTVFAVSVDEDEEAYRQFLVEHKVDLLTVRDPSKKSSLMYGTVKYPESYIIDASGVVRRKYVGPIDWTQPSVLEYLPRIRTGFTEASSSVAANSRSPRPN